One genomic region from Jiangella sp. DSM 45060 encodes:
- a CDS encoding ABC transporter ATP-binding protein, translating to MTADTRAPATAAHTAADPVAGLAKPGALARLLAPIRGHLIACAILSALSSAAGIVPYIAVAEIARVLLDDPDGARRAIWTWVGIGAAGAGLWLVLLVQSSRIGHYADAAILHELRGRIVRHLGALPLGWFRAAGSGQVKRAMTGDLEEMHEVIAHALGQLTGAVTVMTVASAYLFVVDPRMALIVLGVLALMAIFYRVSMRSMTTHMNRLIAADQRISAASIEYADGIQVVKTFGTGGRVLRRFDDAVDEHTQAFAAWVAEVRHSSAASRLFGSELAVLTVVTAAGLAFVDRGTLAGADLVAFLVVAIGLPNSILPAVTAMQGVRKGRMGAANIERLLARAPLPEPAHPRRPDGHGVEFDRVRFSYDGVTNAVDGVSAVCRPGTVTAIVGPSGAGKTTLASLLPRFYDVSDGAVRVGGADVRSIPSAELLASMSLVFQDVALLRDSVAENIRIGRPGASDAEVRAAAVAAHVHDVIERLPSGYDTLLDAGGGSLSGGERQRLTIARAILSGAPIVVLDEATAALDPDSEAAVQDALATLAVGKTVLVIAHRLHTIADADQILVLDDGRLAERGGHDELLARGGLYARMWAAQEGVLA from the coding sequence ATGACCGCCGACACCCGTGCGCCCGCGACGGCCGCCCACACCGCCGCGGATCCCGTCGCCGGCCTCGCGAAGCCGGGAGCGCTGGCCCGGCTGCTCGCGCCGATCAGGGGCCATCTCATCGCCTGTGCGATCCTCTCGGCCCTGAGCTCCGCGGCCGGCATCGTGCCCTACATCGCCGTCGCCGAGATCGCGCGGGTGCTGCTCGACGACCCCGACGGGGCGCGGCGGGCGATCTGGACGTGGGTCGGCATCGGCGCGGCGGGCGCCGGCCTGTGGCTGGTGCTGCTCGTGCAGTCGTCCCGGATCGGCCACTACGCCGACGCCGCGATCCTGCACGAGCTGCGCGGGCGGATCGTCCGCCACCTCGGCGCGCTGCCGCTGGGCTGGTTCCGCGCCGCGGGCTCGGGCCAGGTCAAGCGGGCGATGACCGGCGACCTCGAGGAGATGCACGAGGTCATCGCGCACGCGCTGGGGCAGCTGACCGGCGCGGTCACGGTGATGACGGTCGCGAGCGCCTACCTGTTCGTGGTCGACCCGCGGATGGCGCTGATCGTGCTGGGCGTGCTCGCCCTGATGGCGATCTTCTACCGCGTCTCCATGCGCTCGATGACGACGCACATGAACCGGCTGATCGCCGCCGACCAGCGCATCAGCGCCGCCAGCATCGAGTACGCCGACGGCATCCAGGTGGTCAAGACGTTCGGCACCGGCGGGCGTGTGCTGCGCCGCTTCGACGACGCGGTGGACGAGCACACCCAGGCGTTCGCGGCGTGGGTCGCCGAGGTGCGGCACAGCTCGGCGGCGTCGCGGCTGTTCGGCTCCGAGCTGGCCGTCCTCACCGTCGTGACGGCGGCCGGGCTGGCCTTCGTCGACCGCGGGACGCTCGCCGGCGCTGACCTCGTCGCGTTCCTCGTCGTCGCGATCGGGCTGCCGAACTCGATCCTCCCGGCCGTGACGGCCATGCAGGGCGTGCGCAAGGGCCGCATGGGCGCGGCCAACATCGAGCGGCTGCTGGCCCGGGCACCGCTGCCGGAGCCGGCCCACCCGCGCCGGCCGGACGGCCACGGCGTCGAGTTCGACCGCGTCCGCTTCTCCTACGACGGCGTGACGAACGCGGTCGACGGCGTCAGCGCGGTGTGCCGGCCGGGCACGGTCACGGCGATCGTCGGCCCGTCCGGCGCGGGCAAGACGACGCTGGCCTCGCTGCTGCCGCGGTTCTACGACGTGAGCGACGGCGCGGTGCGCGTCGGCGGCGCCGACGTGCGCTCGATCCCGTCCGCCGAGCTGCTGGCGTCGATGTCGCTGGTGTTCCAGGACGTCGCGCTGCTGCGCGACAGCGTCGCCGAGAACATCCGCATCGGCCGGCCCGGGGCGAGCGACGCCGAGGTCCGCGCGGCCGCCGTCGCCGCGCACGTCCACGACGTCATCGAGCGGCTGCCCAGCGGCTACGACACGCTGCTCGACGCGGGCGGCGGCAGTCTGTCCGGCGGCGAGCGGCAGCGGCTGACGATCGCGCGGGCGATCCTGTCCGGCGCGCCGATCGTCGTGCTGGACGAGGCGACCGCCGCGCTCGATCCCGACAGCGAGGCCGCCGTCCAGGACGCGCTGGCCACGCTCGCCGTCGGCAAGACCGTCCTCGTCATCGCGCACCGGCTGCACACCATCGCCGACGCCGACCAGATCCTCGTCCTCGACGACGGGCGGCTGGCCGAGCGCGGCGGCCACGACGAACTGCTGGCCCGCGGCGGGCTGTACGCCCGCATGTGGGCCGCTCAGGAAGGGGTGCTCGCATGA
- a CDS encoding MerR family transcriptional regulator, translating into MSVSIGQAAARFGLAPSTLRWWESQGVLRAPSRRNGRRAYTETDLRRIGLAYLCCVTGAMPLDQAAVVTSASRNQDWQEAVQRHADVVAERIERLRRAQAYLLHLLRCPDDDIVRDCPYLDDELRRHVPASRDETRGETAAASGRQCFVCGEPLTQPARGRPRRYCSPACRQRRYRASGGSTWGP; encoded by the coding sequence ATGAGCGTCTCGATCGGCCAGGCCGCCGCCCGCTTCGGCCTCGCGCCGTCCACCCTGCGGTGGTGGGAGTCCCAGGGCGTGCTGCGCGCGCCGTCGCGGCGCAACGGCCGGCGCGCCTACACCGAGACAGACCTGCGCCGCATCGGCCTCGCCTACCTGTGCTGCGTCACCGGTGCGATGCCGCTCGACCAGGCCGCCGTCGTCACGTCGGCGAGCCGGAACCAGGACTGGCAGGAGGCCGTGCAGCGCCATGCCGACGTCGTCGCGGAGCGCATCGAGCGGCTGCGCCGGGCCCAGGCGTACCTGCTGCACCTGCTCCGGTGCCCCGACGACGACATCGTCCGCGACTGCCCCTACCTCGACGACGAACTGCGCCGCCACGTCCCGGCTAGCCGTGACGAAACGCGTGGCGAAACAGCTGCGGCCTCAGGCCGCCAGTGCTTCGTCTGCGGGGAGCCGCTCACGCAACCCGCCCGCGGCCGGCCCCGCCGGTACTGCTCGCCCGCCTGCCGGCAGCGGCGCTACCGCGCGTCGGGCGGCAGCACCTGGGGGCCGTAG